A stretch of the Apteryx mantelli isolate bAptMan1 chromosome 3, bAptMan1.hap1, whole genome shotgun sequence genome encodes the following:
- the NUP43 gene encoding nucleoporin Nup43 isoform X2, which yields MEDVCAKFVSQKVSKARWRPLPAAALQPPDVFATGSWDNEDNRISIWSVGDLGNVGLSGEYQGEPQLLCDIRHNGDVMDMQTLSANQRWEKAHYHVDRDASCGGAACTGVICSNPEIVTVGEDGRINLFRADQKDAVRTIDNADSSTLHAVTFLRTTEILTVNSIGQLKIWDLRQQRNEPSQIFSLTGDRVPLHCVDRHPNQQHIVATGGQDGMLSIWDIRQGTMPVSLLNAHEAEMWEVHFHPSNPDHLFTCSEDGSLWHWDTSTSVSEKPSFLHQGGRSTTYFSHNTINQSVVSAWLSNDPTKDRMEITNLIPNQTLSVNSLDILGPCLVYGTDAEAIYVNRHLFA from the exons atGGAGGACGTGTGCGCCAAGTTCGTGTCGCAGAAGGTCAGCAAGGCCCGCTGGCGgcctctgcccgccgccgcgctgcagcCGCCCGACGTCTTCGCCACCGGCTCCTGGGACAACGAG GATAACAGGATTTCCATTTGGTCTGTTGGAGATCTTGGAAATGTGGGCCTCAGTGGAGAATATCAAGGAGAACCTCAGCTATTATGTGACATCAGGCACAATGGTGATGTTATGGACATGCAG ACTTTATCTGCCAACCAGCGATGGGAGAAAGCTCATTATCATGTGGATCGAGATGCATCGTGTGGTGGTGCAGCATGCACTGGAGTAATCTGCAGCAATCCAGAAATTGTCACTGTTGGAGAAGATGGTAGAATAAATCTCTTCAGAGCTGACCAAAAGGATGCAGTGAGAACTATAG ACAATGCAGACAGCAGCACACTCCATGCAGTGACTTTCCTTCGCACAACTGAGATCTTGACAGTAAACTCAATTGGACAGTTGAAAATATGGGACCTCAgacagcaaagaaatgagccatctcaaatattttcttt GACAGGTGACAGAGTTCCGCTGCACTGTGTAGACAGGCATCCCAATCAGCAGCACATTGTGGCTACAGGAGGCCAGGATGGGATGCTGAGTATATGGGACATCAGGCAGGGTACTATGCCGGTGTCCCTGCTAAATGCTCATGAAGCAGAAA TGTGGGAAGTTCACTTCCATCCCTCCAACCCAGATCACTTATTTACATGTTCTGAAGATGGTTCTCTTTGGCACTGGGATACTTCCACAAGTGTATCTGAAAAACCGTCTTTTCTTCATCAAG gAGGAAGAAGTACTACATATTTTTCCCACAATACCATTAACCAGTCTGTAGTAAGTGCCTGGCTAAGCAACGATCCTACCAAAGACCGCATGGAGATTACCAACTTAATTCCAAATCAGACTTTGTCTGTGAACAGTTTAGATATTTTAGGACCATGTCTAGTATATGGTACTGATGCAGAGGCTATTTATGTTAACAGACACCTTTTTGCATGA
- the NUP43 gene encoding nucleoporin Nup43 isoform X1, whose protein sequence is MEDVCAKFVSQKVSKARWRPLPAAALQPPDVFATGSWDNEDNRISIWSVGDLGNVGLSGEYQGEPQLLCDIRHNGDVMDMQFLDQERIVVASSTGNVTIFRHHQNNQTLSANQRWEKAHYHVDRDASCGGAACTGVICSNPEIVTVGEDGRINLFRADQKDAVRTIDNADSSTLHAVTFLRTTEILTVNSIGQLKIWDLRQQRNEPSQIFSLTGDRVPLHCVDRHPNQQHIVATGGQDGMLSIWDIRQGTMPVSLLNAHEAEMWEVHFHPSNPDHLFTCSEDGSLWHWDTSTSVSEKPSFLHQGGRSTTYFSHNTINQSVVSAWLSNDPTKDRMEITNLIPNQTLSVNSLDILGPCLVYGTDAEAIYVNRHLFA, encoded by the exons atGGAGGACGTGTGCGCCAAGTTCGTGTCGCAGAAGGTCAGCAAGGCCCGCTGGCGgcctctgcccgccgccgcgctgcagcCGCCCGACGTCTTCGCCACCGGCTCCTGGGACAACGAG GATAACAGGATTTCCATTTGGTCTGTTGGAGATCTTGGAAATGTGGGCCTCAGTGGAGAATATCAAGGAGAACCTCAGCTATTATGTGACATCAGGCACAATGGTGATGTTATGGACATGCAG TTTTTGGATCAAGAGAGAATTGTAGTTGCTTCATCAACAGGAAATGTAACTATATTCCGTCATCACCAAAATAATCAG ACTTTATCTGCCAACCAGCGATGGGAGAAAGCTCATTATCATGTGGATCGAGATGCATCGTGTGGTGGTGCAGCATGCACTGGAGTAATCTGCAGCAATCCAGAAATTGTCACTGTTGGAGAAGATGGTAGAATAAATCTCTTCAGAGCTGACCAAAAGGATGCAGTGAGAACTATAG ACAATGCAGACAGCAGCACACTCCATGCAGTGACTTTCCTTCGCACAACTGAGATCTTGACAGTAAACTCAATTGGACAGTTGAAAATATGGGACCTCAgacagcaaagaaatgagccatctcaaatattttcttt GACAGGTGACAGAGTTCCGCTGCACTGTGTAGACAGGCATCCCAATCAGCAGCACATTGTGGCTACAGGAGGCCAGGATGGGATGCTGAGTATATGGGACATCAGGCAGGGTACTATGCCGGTGTCCCTGCTAAATGCTCATGAAGCAGAAA TGTGGGAAGTTCACTTCCATCCCTCCAACCCAGATCACTTATTTACATGTTCTGAAGATGGTTCTCTTTGGCACTGGGATACTTCCACAAGTGTATCTGAAAAACCGTCTTTTCTTCATCAAG gAGGAAGAAGTACTACATATTTTTCCCACAATACCATTAACCAGTCTGTAGTAAGTGCCTGGCTAAGCAACGATCCTACCAAAGACCGCATGGAGATTACCAACTTAATTCCAAATCAGACTTTGTCTGTGAACAGTTTAGATATTTTAGGACCATGTCTAGTATATGGTACTGATGCAGAGGCTATTTATGTTAACAGACACCTTTTTGCATGA